The Deltaproteobacteria bacterium genomic sequence CGATGCCCGCGAGGGTAGGTCGGCAGACGGGGGGACGGTCGAATCGGTCCGGAAAGCGAGGTGATAGATGGGATGAAGCCGGATGGAGGCGATCTTCCGCCGCGAGGGGATCGAGCTGAACCGTTCGACGGTCTGCGGGTGGCACCTGGAGCGGGCCGCACTGGCCGATCCCCTGCTGCGCGCGATGCACGCCGACGCCCTCGCGCAGCCGTACGTCTGCGCGAATGCCACCGGTGTCTTGGTGCAGGACCGTGAGCGGTGCCGGCACGAACACTTCTGGGTGCTGATGGCGCCACCCCTTGGGCGTCCGCATCCCCTGCTCCCAGCTACCCCGACGCCCTCCATCGAAGCGCCGGCTCCACGGGACAAGCGCGCCGGCTGATTGGACAGCGGCAGCAAGCCAGCCTTGTCAGGAAATCTGGAAGTCTCGCGGAGCGCCGCGTTTGACCGTCGCCCGTCGAACGCCGAATCCGCGCTCTACGAACCGGCGGCTTGAATTCTGCTCCTTACCGTGGTCATCAATTGGTAAGGAGGTCAATGCAATGGTCGTCAAGATCACGAGCAAGCGGCAGGTGACCTTTCCGTCCCGTGTGCTGAAGGCGCTCGGGGTCGGGCCGGGCGATCGCCTGGAGATCGAAGAGACTCCTCAGGGGTTCGTATTGCGGCCCCGGCGCATCGATCCATCGCGGTTGGCGCCGCTGAGGTCCAAGATCAAGAAGGGGAAGCCATTCGACATTGCGGCATTCCGCGAGGAGAAGCATGACCCCACGCTACGGGATTGACACGTCAATACTGGTCCGGCTCGTGACCGGGGATCCCCCCGCGGCGTTTCAGCGCTGCGTGCGTGCGCTGACGGCGCTCGCGGAGAGCGACCGAGCCGAAGTCTCGGCCTCGAACCAGGTCATCGGCGAAGCGTACGTCGCGCTACAGCACCACTACTCGGTTTCGAAAGCCGATGCCCGGCGCGGGCTCGAGACCGTTCTCAGAAGCGGCCTCGTCGCCCCGTTGAACGGGCCCGGGGTCTTCTCCGCACTCTCGGCCCAGGGAGGATGTGGGTTGGTGGATCGTTTGATCGCCGATGACTATCGGCGACGCGATCTCGAAACACTGGCGGTCGATAGCCGGATGGCGCGGCTGCCACACGCGCGAAAGCTCTGACGTCGTGTCGGCACGCACCACAGTCGAGTCCCTCCAGG encodes the following:
- a CDS encoding transposase, encoding MEAIFRREGIELNRSTVCGWHLERAALADPLLRAMHADALAQPYVCANATGVLVQDRERCRHEHFWVLMAPPLGRPHPLLPATPTPSIEAPAPRDKRAG
- a CDS encoding AbrB/MazE/SpoVT family DNA-binding domain-containing protein — protein: MVVKITSKRQVTFPSRVLKALGVGPGDRLEIEETPQGFVLRPRRIDPSRLAPLRSKIKKGKPFDIAAFREEKHDPTLRD